In the Flavobacterium sp. 90 genome, GGTTCCTGTTGGAAAATCAGGAGATACTTACGATCGTTTCTGTGTTCGTAATGCTGAAGTTTGGGAAAGTTTAAGCATTATTCGTCAGGCATTAGAAAAAATGCCAGCCGGAAACGAATATCATGCAGAAGTTCCTGATTACTACCTTCCTCCAAAAGAAGATGTTTACACTTCAATGGAATCTTTAATTTATCACTTTAAGATCGTAATGGGAGAAGTTCCTGTACCAGTTGCAGAAATCTATCACCCGGTTGAAGGAGGAAATGGAGAAATCGGATTCTATTTAGTTACAGACGGAAGCAGAACTCCATATAGATTACATTTCAGAAGACCTTGTTTCATTTATTACCAAGCATATCCTGAAATGATCAAAGGATCTTTATTATCTGATGCAATTGTTATTCTATCCAGTTTAAATGTTATTGCAGGAGAATTAGACGCCTAAAAAAGATTGTTGATTTTAGATTGCAGATTGAAAAATCTAAAATCTAAAATCTGAAATTTAAAAAAGATTGCAGAATATAGATTGTAGACAACAGATAAATCTGAAATCTAAAATCTAAAATCTAAAATAAAAAATGGAACGTAAACATTACAAACAAGAAATAAACATGACTGAAGCATTGATGACTCGCATCAATGAATTGATCAGTCATTATCCTGAAGACAAAAGAAAATCGGCTTTGTTACCAGTTTTGCACGAAGTGCAGGATGCGCATGACAACTGGTTAAGTACAGAGTTACAGGATAAAGTTGCTGAAATTTTGCACATTAAACCAATTGAGGTTTACGAAGTGGTTACTTTTTATACCATGTATAACCAAAAACCAATTGGAAAATACATGTTCGAATTCTGTCAGACTTCTTGTTGTTGTTTAAGCGGTGCCGAAAATTTAATGGATTATACTTCTGAAAAATTAGGCATTAAAATGGGCGAAACAACTCCAGACGGAATGTTTACCATTGCTGGTGTAGAATGTTTAGGTGCTTGCGGATACGCTCCGATGATGCAGTTAGGAGATTTCTACAAAGAAAAACTCACAGAAGAAAAAATCGATCAGTTAATTGCTGATTGTAGAGATGATAAAATAATATTACACGATAAATAAGATGTCACAGAAAATATTATTAGATAAAATAAATGTTCCGGGTATCAAAACCTACGAAGTATATCGCCAAAATGGTGGTTATGCTTCTGTAGAAAAAGCTTTGAAAACACTTACACCAGATGAAGTTGTTGAAGAAGTAAAAAAATCAGGACTTCGTGGTCGTGGTGGTGCAGGTTTCCCTGCGGGAATGAAATGGAGTTTTATTGACAAAAAATCAGGAAAACCAAGACACTTAGTTTGTAATGCTGATGAGTCTGAACCAGGAACTTTCAAAGATCGTTATTTGATGGAATTTATTCCTCACTTGTTGATCGAAGGAATGATTACTTCAAGTTTTGCTTTAGGCGCTAACTTATCATATATCTACATTCGTGGAGAATATATGTGGGTTTTCAAAATATTAGAAAGAGCTATCGCCGAAGCTAAAGCTGCCGGTTGGTTAGGAAAAAATATATTAGGAACAGGTTACGATTTAGAATTACACGTTCACTGTGGAGCCGGAGCTTATATTTGTGGAGAAGAAACTGCACTTATTGAATCTTTGGAAGGTAAAAGAGGAAATCCTCGTATCAAACCACCATTTCCTGCAGTTTCAGGACTTTGGGCAAATCCAACTGTGGTAAACAACGTAGAAACTATCGCAACTGTGCCTTGGATCATCAACAATTCTGGTGATGATTATGCAAAAATCGGAATTGGACGTTCAACAGGAACTAAATTAATTTCTGCTTCAGGACATATTAAAAACCCGGGAGTTTATGAAATTGAGTTAGGTTTAAGTGTTGATGAATTTATGAATTCTGATGAATACTTAGGTGGAATGTCTTCTAGCAGACCTCTAAAAGCATTTGTACCAGGAGGATCTTCTGTGCCAATTTTACCAGCTGAATTAATTTTCAAAACAGTAAATGGAGAAGACAGATTAATGACTTACGAATCTTTAAGTGATGGTGGCTTTGCTACCGGATCGATGTTAGGTTCTGGAGGATTTATCGTTTATAATGACACTGCTTGTGTGGTTAGAAACACTTGGAATTTTGCTCGTTTTTACCACCATGAATCTTGCGGACAATGTACACCTTGCCGTGAAGGAACAGGATGGTTGGAAAAAATATTATGGAGAATCGAAAACGGTCAAGGCCGTGAAGAGGATATCGAATTATTGTGGAGCATTCAAAGCAAAATCGAGGGCAATACAATTTGCCCACTAGGTGATGCAGCTTCTTGGCCAGTTGCAGCAGCGATTCGCCACTTTAGAGATGAGTTTGAATATCACGTTCGTTTCCCTGAAAAAATAAAACACAGAGATCACTTTGTTGCTGAACCTTTCTCGCAAGTGAAACATTTAGTAGGTGGTAAAGTAATCGTATAAAGAAATATAAAGCAGAAAGTTATAAAGTTAATAATATCAAAAAGGACAGCAATTCTTTTCAATATTCAAACTTTCAACATTCAAATCAATAAGAGATGAAAGTAACCATAGACGGTCAAAGTATAGACGTAGAGCCAGGAACAACGATCCTGCAGGCTGCACGTATGATTGGTGGAGATTTAGTGCCGCCAGCCATGTGCTATTACTCAAAATTAAAAGGCAGCGGCGGAAAATGTCGTTGTTGTTTAGTTGAAGTTTCTAAAGGAAGTGAAGCTGACCCAAGACCAATGCCTAAACTTATGGCATCTTGTGTAACAGGATGTATGGACGGAATGGAAGTAAACAGTAAATCTTCTGATCGTGTAACTGAAGCACGTAAATCTGTAACAGAATTTTTATTAATCAATCACCCGTTAGATTGCCCAATTTGTGATCAGGCTGGTGAATGTGATCTTCAAAACTTAAGTTTTGAGCACGGAAATCCGAAATCACGTTTTATTGAAGAAAAAAGAACATTTGAACCAGAAGATATTGGTCCAAATATTCAACTACATATGAACCGTTGTATCTTATGTCAAAGATGTGTGCAAGTTGCAGATCAATTGACAGACAACAGAGTTCACGGAGTATTAGATCGTGGTGATCACGCTAATATTTCAACCGGAATCTCAAAAGCTATCGACAATGAATTTTCAGGAAACATGATTGATGTTTGTCCTGTTGGAGCATTAACTGATAAAACTTTCCGTTTCAAATCAAGAG is a window encoding:
- a CDS encoding NAD(P)H-dependent oxidoreductase subunit E, with the translated sequence MERKHYKQEINMTEALMTRINELISHYPEDKRKSALLPVLHEVQDAHDNWLSTELQDKVAEILHIKPIEVYEVVTFYTMYNQKPIGKYMFEFCQTSCCCLSGAENLMDYTSEKLGIKMGETTPDGMFTIAGVECLGACGYAPMMQLGDFYKEKLTEEKIDQLIADCRDDKIILHDK
- the nuoF gene encoding NADH-quinone oxidoreductase subunit NuoF, whose translation is MSQKILLDKINVPGIKTYEVYRQNGGYASVEKALKTLTPDEVVEEVKKSGLRGRGGAGFPAGMKWSFIDKKSGKPRHLVCNADESEPGTFKDRYLMEFIPHLLIEGMITSSFALGANLSYIYIRGEYMWVFKILERAIAEAKAAGWLGKNILGTGYDLELHVHCGAGAYICGEETALIESLEGKRGNPRIKPPFPAVSGLWANPTVVNNVETIATVPWIINNSGDDYAKIGIGRSTGTKLISASGHIKNPGVYEIELGLSVDEFMNSDEYLGGMSSSRPLKAFVPGGSSVPILPAELIFKTVNGEDRLMTYESLSDGGFATGSMLGSGGFIVYNDTACVVRNTWNFARFYHHESCGQCTPCREGTGWLEKILWRIENGQGREEDIELLWSIQSKIEGNTICPLGDAASWPVAAAIRHFRDEFEYHVRFPEKIKHRDHFVAEPFSQVKHLVGGKVIV
- a CDS encoding 2Fe-2S iron-sulfur cluster-binding protein, with product MKVTIDGQSIDVEPGTTILQAARMIGGDLVPPAMCYYSKLKGSGGKCRCCLVEVSKGSEADPRPMPKLMASCVTGCMDGMEVNSKSSDRVTEARKSVTEFLLINHPLDCPICDQAGECDLQNLSFEHGNPKSRFIEEKRTFEPEDIGPNIQLHMNRCILCQRCVQVADQLTDNRVHGVLDRGDHANISTGISKAIDNEFSGNMIDVCPVGALTDKTFRFKSRVWFNKPYNAHRECTTPGCCGKTTVWMFGGEIQRVTGRKDEYHEVEEFICNSCRFEHKNVNDWVIEGPREFEKDSVINQNNYTQKLEKVEIDTEKTILMGRDIDRKKISMAEIPLNTNNKNS